cTTCAATTTTTGAGAAACTCGAGAGCACTGCAGATAAATATAGCCTGCGTTGTTGGTGTATTATTCGATTTCAGGTCAGAATAACTTATTATGCTTTGATGCTGTCATTCTACTGTATCCCTATCTGCGTCTTCAGTCTTTACGCCGATTTATCTGCCGACTCGACTTATCAAACTACTCGAGTATAGAATTCGAAAACATGATCGAATGCGGGTACGCATACACAGGGATAAAATCATCGCTAATTCGCACTTGAACGAAGATtgtgtatatattatcaaaTGCGGGTTTAAAATTATACAGGGTTTTTTGTGTATTAATTAGAAATTTGATAAGGTTTTTCATTCAAACTGAAATCATGAAATTTTCTCGCGACCCGTATAGTCATGCACGAAAAGCGACCCGGACAAGATAAACATCCACTTAGTGGCTCACACACACGACGACGTTGGCTGGCTCAAAACCGTCGACCAGTACTACTTCGGCGGTAAGTTGCGAGTCCTTTGCCTGTacaatatacgtatatgtacgCGCGATGGTCGACGATCTCTAATGCGTTTCTGGTTTTCCGAAGGTCGCATGAACGTTCAAGTGGCCGGTGTCCAGTACATTATCGACAGCGTCGTCGAAGCGCTTGAGCAAGATCCCAGCAGAAAGTGAGTATAACTAtataagatttttaaattcgCAATCGTAGCGGGCAGCAGCTCTCGAAGAGTCTAATTAGCATATTAGAATTAATATTTCGGCATGAGAAGATTATGTATTTTAGAAACCGGTTTTCGCatattatatagaaaaaatgttgaatttacATCGATTCTCGAAATTCGAATATAGAATCTTCACGTTATTATTCTAAATATTCAAGGTTCATCTACGTCGAAACCGCCTTCCTCTGGAAATGGTGGCAGCGCCAGGGCGAGAAAAAGCGCAACATCATGAGGAACCTGATCAACGAGGGTCGACTCGAGATCATTGGCGGCGGCTGGAGCATGAACGACGAGGCCGTCACGCACTATCACTCCATGATCGACCAGTACACCTGGGGATTCAGgtctctattttcttttttcaacgatttaGCTCTGTTGTTTTGCTTAATTAACCGCTTTACAGACGACTGAACGACACCTTCGGCACCTGCGCCCGACCAAAGACCGGCTGGCAGATCGATCCGTTCGGTCACTCTCGCGAGCAAGCTTCCATGTTCGCGCAGATGGGCTTCGACGGTATGCTCTTCGGACGTctcgactaccaggacaagaACAAGCGACTCAAGGACAAGACTGGCGAATTCATCTGGGAAGCCAGTCCCAGTTTGGGCAAATCCGCCAACTTGTTCACGACGATGCTGTACAACAACTACGGGCCACCTCCAGGCTTCTGCTTCGACATCCTCTGTCAGGATTCCGAGCCCATGATCGACGACGTCGACAGCCCCGACTACAACATTGCTCAGAGGGTGTGTTCATTATGTTAATCCATGAGTTTAAGGAGAAGAGCGACGCTTGAATCTCACGGGGGTTGgcgattttttattataacgaGATGAATGTCTTGCAGCTCGAGTCGTTCTTGAATTACGTGAAAAATCAAGCGAAATACTATCGCTCGAAAAATGTGATTTTGACGATGGGAGGAGATTTCACTTATCAGTACGCCGAGatgtatttcaaaaatatggACAAGTTGATAAGGTATATAACATAATGTGCATTACTGTCTTTATTTCAAATGACGTTCTTAAAGTCTTCGCCCAAAACCGTGAGATTCAAGGGTCGGTTAGTTAAACAACCATTCGTACTAACAAAATGACGTATAATTAAACGATCGTTGTTGACAGATCGAAAAGTTCTTGGCCTTCGTCGACAAGCAAGCCTTGAGTTATCAAACGAAAAATATCATTCTCACGATGGGCGAAGACTTTAATTACCTCAACGCCAACATGTGGTTCACCAACCTAGACATGCTCATCAGGTATCCACAACTCGTATATTGCACACATTATAAGAAGAAGCCTCGTGGATAATTAACGAACGATCGATTACCAGGTACGTGAACGAACGCAACGGCACGGATTACAAAGCCTTCTACTCGACTCCGTCCTGCTACCACAAGGCTCTGAACGAGGAGAACATCAAGTGGCCGACCAAGACCGACGACTTCTTCCCCTACTCGAGCGATCCTCATGCCTTCTGGACCGGTTACTTCTCCTCCAGGCCGACCCTCAAGTACTTCGAGCGCATCGGTAACAACTTCCTCCAAGTCGCCAAGCAGCTTTCGGTGCTCACGGATCAACCAGACACCAAGGAACTTCAGCTCTTCCGCGAAGCCATGGGTGTGATGCAGCATCACGACGCTGTAACCGGTACTGAGAAACAGCACGTGGCCGAGGACTACGCCAGACTGTTGCACCACAGCATGAGAAACGGCGAGCATCTGGCTTCTAAGGCTCTGAAGTGAGTTTTGGATTAGCTGTAGAAGAGAAACTATAATGACTCAAATGACCCAACacgtatttattcttcatCATAGCAAATGGGCACTGAAGCAATACGTTCCCAAGCCACCCGAGTTCCACTCGTGTCTTCTCCTGAACATCAGCTCCTGCGCACCGTCGTCCGATAACTCCAAGTTCGTCGTGACTGTCTACAACCCGACGAGTCAACCGCTCACCACCTACGTTCGTGTGCCTGTTGAGGGACAGACCTTCGGCGTGAGAGACTTCACAGGCAACAAGATCGTGCACCAAGTGGTACCGATCCCAGAACAGGTCCAAAAGATTCCTGGCCGTTTCAGCAAGGCAAACAACGAGCTGGTCTTCCAGGCTGTCAAGATCGCTCCGCTCGGCTTCCAGTCGTTCTACGTAGACAAGAGCGGACCCGAATTCGAGGCTTACCAAGGAGACCAACCGGCCTACGTGCAGACGATGGGTGGCGAGGTGAAACTCGACTTTTTCTACTCTACGTGCAGATATTAATTTGAATCTCTACAATGGTATCGTTCTACTTCACTATAGTACTACAACATAAGCGTCGATGCGCAAGGAAAGGTGCGAGTTCGCTCTACCAAGGCAGCCAACGGTCTTGACTTCGAGCAGACCTTCAAGTACTACGAGGGAGCCGAGGGTAACAACAAGGTGTTCGTCAACAGATCCTCTGGAGCTTACATCTTCAGACCTAAGCAAAACTACACCAAGGATCTGCCCAACACTGGAACGTTCCAGATCTTCAAAGGGCCGCTGGTCGAGGAGATTCATCAGGTGATCAACGACTGGGTGAGCCAGGTGATCAGAATCTACAACGGCATGGACTACGTCGAGTTCGACTGGCTCGTTGGACCTATACCCGTCAAGTAATCCTCCTTTCGTAAAACCATCTGTCATTCGGTAACTTCTCTCAACCGAACCTAATCAATGATTCGATCTCTTTCAGGGACAAGATCGGTAAGGAGGTAATTACAAAGTACTCGAGCAACCTGAAAAACAACGACGAATTCTACACGGACAGCAACGGCCGCGAAATGCTCAAGCGTAAACTCAACTACCGACCGACATGGGAGGTCGAACTTCAAGAGCCCATCTCCGGCAACTACTACCCGGTTACGACCAAGATCTCCATTCAAGACGAGAACAACAAGCTGAGGCTCAGCGCGCTGACCGACAGAGCTCAAGGTGGATCCAGTCTCAAGGAGGGTGAGCTCGAGCTCATGGTAAGTGCAAGCgcaaaaatttgtattaaaaacaATGCTTGTGTTCAGGAAAAATAAACGGATTATTATTCTACAGGTACACAGAAGATTGCTGAGCGACGACGCTTTTGGCGTGGGCGAGGCATTGAACGAGTCGGCCTACGGTGAAGGTCTCGTAGCTCGCGGACAGCACTACCTCGTCGGCGGCAGCCTGACGAACCTCGATGAGCTGATCctcagagagaaagagctagCTACTGAGTTGGCCCTGCGACCATGGATCTTCGTTACTCCAACGACGGAGTCTTTCAAGGAATGGAACGAGTACTACAAGATGAGGGTGAGCttgaaaagaatattttttctttgcaaaGAACTATGCATAGACAGAGCAAAATtatatgtatccacgcatatcgaTTTGTTAGGATGACGGTTGGATCAAGCCTCTACCGAAGAATGTCCGTATATTGACTCTCGAGCCTTGGAAGGACGGAGAAGTCCTGCTTCGATTGGAACATCTGTTCGAAGAAGGAGAGTCGCCTAAGTACTCAGTTCCTGCGCAAGTCGATCTCAAGGTTAAATCCAAATGATAATTCAGTCTTCTCAACTGTCTATACCTGGTATCTGTGtaatactaataataatttgtatcGAACAGGAGGTGTTCTCAGGCTTCACTGTGCAGTCCGTACAGGAGACCATTCTGGGTGCCAACCAGTGGATGGAAGACCTGCAGCGACTGAAATGGCAACCCGAGACAAATAAGGTTGGTGATTCTGAAGATTCGAGCAGCGACGACAGCTCGCTGCTGAGTGGCGTCGACTCGACCAGTATCACGATCAGACCCATGGAAATCCGAACCTTCGTAGTGAAGCTCGCGCATGGCACGAAATTTACGTCATAAAATGTCACCAATAAGGATACTTGAGACTTTTAAGATTTAGGTTTCTTTTATCAAAGGAACGtgttacttttttaatatctgAAATGTCGATCGATTCGTACTATCGTTTTGTGatttttaataagttaaaataaagttttttttactatattaaaagataagctgtttttatttAGTTGCGAATTTTTGCACAAGTTATTCAAACTGAtgcataattataaaattgctttagtttttttttaattaacatagagtaataaaaaatgataatcttATGTTTATAAAGACAGTGATTTAAGTTGTGGGCACagatttaaatattctttggtATGGCgaa
The sequence above is a segment of the Nasonia vitripennis strain AsymCx chromosome 3, Nvit_psr_1.1, whole genome shotgun sequence genome. Coding sequences within it:
- the LOC100120019 gene encoding lysosomal alpha-mannosidase isoform X2, whose product is MRVVSLIIFLALGLLFAVGFGLGASIPRKEEDKRTCGYKSCTKSDPDKINIHLVAHTHDDVGWLKTVDQYYFGGRMNVQVAGVQYIIDSVVEALEQDPSRKFIYVETAFLWKWWQRQGEKKRNIMRNLINEGRLEIIGGGWSMNDEAVTHYHSMIDQYTWGFRRLNDTFGTCARPKTGWQIDPFGHSREQASMFAQMGFDGMLFGRLDYQDKNKRLKDKTGEFIWEASPSLGKSANLFTTMLYNNYGPPPGFCFDILCQDSEPMIDDVDSPDYNIAQRIEKFLAFVDKQALSYQTKNIILTMGEDFNYLNANMWFTNLDMLIRYVNERNGTDYKAFYSTPSCYHKALNEENIKWPTKTDDFFPYSSDPHAFWTGYFSSRPTLKYFERIGNNFLQVAKQLSVLTDQPDTKELQLFREAMGVMQHHDAVTGTEKQHVAEDYARLLHHSMRNGEHLASKALNKWALKQYVPKPPEFHSCLLLNISSCAPSSDNSKFVVTVYNPTSQPLTTYVRVPVEGQTFGVRDFTGNKIVHQVVPIPEQVQKIPGRFSKANNELVFQAVKIAPLGFQSFYVDKSGPEFEAYQGDQPAYVQTMGGEYYNISVDAQGKVRVRSTKAANGLDFEQTFKYYEGAEGNNKVFVNRSSGAYIFRPKQNYTKDLPNTGTFQIFKGPLVEEIHQVINDWVSQVIRIYNGMDYVEFDWLVGPIPVKDKIGKEVITKYSSNLKNNDEFYTDSNGREMLKRKLNYRPTWEVELQEPISGNYYPVTTKISIQDENNKLRLSALTDRAQGGSSLKEGELELMVHRRLLSDDAFGVGEALNESAYGEGLVARGQHYLVGGSLTNLDELILREKELATELALRPWIFVTPTTESFKEWNEYYKMRDDGWIKPLPKNVRILTLEPWKDGEVLLRLEHLFEEGESPKYSVPAQVDLKEVFSGFTVQSVQETILGANQWMEDLQRLKWQPETNKVGDSEDSSSDDSSLLSGVDSTSITIRPMEIRTFVVKLAHGTKFTS
- the LOC100120019 gene encoding lysosomal alpha-mannosidase isoform X1 gives rise to the protein MRVVSLIIFLALGLLFAVGFGLGASIPRKEEDKRTCGYKSCTKSDPDKINIHLVAHTHDDVGWLKTVDQYYFGGRMNVQVAGVQYIIDSVVEALEQDPSRKFIYVETAFLWKWWQRQGEKKRNIMRNLINEGRLEIIGGGWSMNDEAVTHYHSMIDQYTWGFRRLNDTFGTCARPKTGWQIDPFGHSREQASMFAQMGFDGMLFGRLDYQDKNKRLKDKTGEFIWEASPSLGKSANLFTTMLYNNYGPPPGFCFDILCQDSEPMIDDVDSPDYNIAQRLESFLNYVKNQAKYYRSKNVILTMGGDFTYQYAEMYFKNMDKLIRYVNERNGTDYKAFYSTPSCYHKALNEENIKWPTKTDDFFPYSSDPHAFWTGYFSSRPTLKYFERIGNNFLQVAKQLSVLTDQPDTKELQLFREAMGVMQHHDAVTGTEKQHVAEDYARLLHHSMRNGEHLASKALNKWALKQYVPKPPEFHSCLLLNISSCAPSSDNSKFVVTVYNPTSQPLTTYVRVPVEGQTFGVRDFTGNKIVHQVVPIPEQVQKIPGRFSKANNELVFQAVKIAPLGFQSFYVDKSGPEFEAYQGDQPAYVQTMGGEYYNISVDAQGKVRVRSTKAANGLDFEQTFKYYEGAEGNNKVFVNRSSGAYIFRPKQNYTKDLPNTGTFQIFKGPLVEEIHQVINDWVSQVIRIYNGMDYVEFDWLVGPIPVKDKIGKEVITKYSSNLKNNDEFYTDSNGREMLKRKLNYRPTWEVELQEPISGNYYPVTTKISIQDENNKLRLSALTDRAQGGSSLKEGELELMVHRRLLSDDAFGVGEALNESAYGEGLVARGQHYLVGGSLTNLDELILREKELATELALRPWIFVTPTTESFKEWNEYYKMRDDGWIKPLPKNVRILTLEPWKDGEVLLRLEHLFEEGESPKYSVPAQVDLKEVFSGFTVQSVQETILGANQWMEDLQRLKWQPETNKVGDSEDSSSDDSSLLSGVDSTSITIRPMEIRTFVVKLAHGTKFTS